In Rathayibacter sp. VKM Ac-2762, one DNA window encodes the following:
- the def gene encoding peptide deformylase has translation MAVLPIRIAGDPVLHSPAAPVTEFDDALRTLVADMFETMDTAPGVGLAGPQVGVPLRLFVYDYADDDGTPRRGVAINPELFVTPTPLGEADEDTESEGCLSFPGERFPLRRSERAILRAVDLEQEPFEIVADGWFARVFQHEFDHLDGVLYIDRLEHDYHKPVAKITRKRGWGGPGVSWLPGVEHLED, from the coding sequence ATGGCCGTCCTCCCCATCCGCATCGCCGGCGACCCCGTCCTGCACTCCCCCGCCGCCCCCGTCACCGAGTTCGACGATGCGCTGCGCACCCTCGTCGCCGACATGTTCGAGACGATGGACACCGCCCCCGGAGTCGGCCTCGCCGGCCCGCAGGTCGGCGTCCCGCTGCGACTGTTCGTCTACGACTACGCCGACGACGACGGCACCCCCCGCCGCGGCGTCGCGATCAACCCCGAGCTGTTCGTCACGCCGACCCCGCTCGGCGAGGCGGACGAGGACACGGAGTCGGAGGGGTGCCTCTCCTTCCCCGGCGAGCGCTTCCCGCTCCGCCGCTCCGAGCGCGCGATCCTCCGCGCGGTCGACCTCGAGCAGGAGCCGTTCGAGATCGTCGCGGACGGCTGGTTCGCCCGCGTGTTCCAGCACGAGTTCGACCACCTCGACGGCGTGCTCTACATCGACCGCCTCGAGCACGACTACCACAAGCCGGTCGCGAAGATCACCCGCAAGCGCGGCTGGGGCGGCCCCGGCGTCTCGTGGCTGCCCGGCGTGGAGCACCTCGAGGACTGA
- a CDS encoding DMT family transporter, which produces MPADLAELLNDPAKFIGIPIALVGAVFLSLGAQFQHRGVAKVERFSKRSGSSGLSGGQLVALLSRPSWVIGTLLLGLAIVFQLTSLGFSPLIVVQPLGAVALVITAVVNARVSRVRLNAASIRAIVLCVGGVGTFVLVAAFNAVDKSIQTPELVTILVILAVVLTVFVIAFRVFRRGAKAIFYIVGAGVVYGFVATLAKVVLNRIKYGEFDPLTVVCIVALLAATALGGYFVQNAYSSGPPDLVVAGLTVIDPLVAVAIGIVVLGEAQYAAPWAIPLFIAAGAVAIYGVFLLAKHHPQAR; this is translated from the coding sequence ATGCCCGCCGATCTCGCCGAACTCCTCAACGACCCGGCGAAGTTCATCGGCATCCCGATCGCTCTCGTGGGCGCGGTGTTCCTCTCCCTCGGCGCGCAGTTCCAGCACCGGGGAGTGGCGAAGGTGGAGCGGTTCTCGAAGCGCTCCGGCTCCTCCGGGCTCAGCGGCGGTCAGCTGGTCGCGCTGCTCTCGCGCCCCTCGTGGGTGATCGGCACCCTGCTCCTGGGTCTCGCGATCGTCTTCCAGCTGACGAGCCTCGGCTTCTCCCCGCTCATCGTGGTGCAGCCGCTCGGAGCGGTGGCGCTCGTGATCACCGCGGTCGTGAACGCGCGGGTCAGCCGGGTGCGCCTGAACGCGGCGTCGATCCGGGCGATCGTGCTCTGCGTCGGGGGTGTCGGCACGTTCGTCCTCGTGGCGGCGTTCAACGCCGTCGACAAGTCCATCCAGACGCCCGAGCTCGTCACGATCCTCGTGATCCTCGCCGTGGTGCTCACGGTCTTCGTCATCGCCTTCCGCGTCTTCCGCCGCGGAGCGAAGGCGATCTTCTACATCGTGGGCGCCGGAGTGGTCTACGGCTTCGTCGCGACGCTCGCGAAGGTCGTGCTCAACCGCATCAAGTACGGCGAGTTCGACCCGCTGACGGTGGTCTGCATCGTGGCGCTCCTGGCCGCGACCGCCCTCGGCGGGTACTTCGTGCAGAACGCCTACTCCTCCGGTCCGCCGGACCTCGTCGTCGCGGGCCTCACCGTCATCGACCCGCTGGTCGCCGTCGCGATCGGCATCGTCGTGCTCGGGGAGGCGCAGTACGCGGCCCCGTGGGCGATCCCGCTCTTCATCGCGGCCGGCGCCGTCGCCATCTACGGCGTCTTCCTCCTCGCCAAGCACCACCCGCAGGCACGCTGA
- a CDS encoding class I SAM-dependent methyltransferase — protein sequence MREDVLALLRRRPDVEAPDLVAVDASDRLLLDLAADRGRLAVIGDAYGALSLGLAADGRAVRVVQDSITAERALAQNLETVRGSGVDLAPIEIVDSVAEVVRDADAVLLRLPRSLDALAAVAAGTALANPAATLIGAGRIKHMTRTMNDVLAVRYERIDVSLARQKSRALLASGALPDQPPAPGPERRRLDELDLEVVALPGAFAGARLDLGTRALLAALDLDSLPAGTALDLGCGTGVLAAVVARARPDLAVTATDTSRAAVESARATAAANGLAVTVLRDDNASTLEASSVDVVLCNPPFHSDGAVTDLVARRMLRAAGRVLRPGGVLWTVFNSHLAHPAELRRAVGPTTVVARDRRFTVTRSVRSDG from the coding sequence ATGCGCGAGGACGTGCTCGCTCTCCTGCGCCGCCGCCCCGACGTCGAGGCGCCGGATCTCGTCGCCGTCGACGCCAGTGACCGCCTGCTGCTCGACCTCGCCGCCGATCGCGGCCGCCTCGCCGTGATCGGGGACGCCTACGGGGCGCTGAGCCTCGGCCTCGCCGCCGACGGCCGTGCCGTGCGGGTCGTGCAGGACTCGATCACCGCCGAGCGCGCTCTCGCGCAGAACCTCGAGACGGTGCGCGGGTCGGGCGTCGACCTCGCGCCGATCGAGATCGTCGACTCCGTCGCGGAGGTCGTCCGCGACGCCGACGCGGTGCTCCTGCGCCTGCCGCGCTCGCTCGACGCCCTGGCCGCCGTCGCGGCCGGGACCGCACTCGCGAATCCGGCGGCGACCCTGATCGGCGCCGGCCGCATCAAGCACATGACGCGCACGATGAACGACGTGCTCGCCGTGCGCTACGAGCGGATCGACGTCTCCCTCGCGCGTCAGAAGTCGCGCGCCCTGCTCGCGAGCGGCGCGCTCCCCGACCAGCCGCCCGCGCCCGGGCCCGAGCGGCGCCGTCTGGACGAGCTCGACCTCGAGGTCGTCGCGCTGCCGGGAGCCTTCGCCGGGGCGCGACTGGACCTCGGCACCCGCGCCCTCCTCGCCGCCCTCGATCTCGACTCCCTTCCCGCGGGCACCGCACTCGACCTCGGCTGCGGAACCGGCGTCCTCGCCGCCGTGGTGGCCCGGGCCCGCCCCGACCTCGCCGTGACCGCGACGGACACCTCGCGTGCCGCGGTCGAGTCCGCCCGGGCGACCGCGGCGGCCAACGGGCTGGCCGTCACTGTCCTCCGCGACGACAACGCCTCGACGCTGGAGGCGTCCTCCGTCGACGTCGTGCTCTGCAATCCGCCGTTCCACTCCGACGGTGCCGTCACCGACCTCGTCGCCCGGCGCATGCTGCGCGCGGCCGGCCGCGTGCTGCGCCCCGGAGGCGTGCTGTGGACGGTCTTCAACTCCCACCTCGCGCATCCGGCCGAGCTGCGCCGCGCGGTCGGGCCGACCACGGTGGTGGCGCGCGACCGCCGCTTCACCGTCACCCGCTCCGTGCGCTCCGACGGCTGA